A single window of Clostridia bacterium DNA harbors:
- a CDS encoding stage 0 sporulation family protein: MPMIVGIKFKKTNKIYYFSPENMEFSEGEGVIVETARGIEFGTVVITPRNVDESKIIQPLKPVIRKATEEDFKKLEEQQAKIPQALKLAEEKIKKHNLDMKLVDVEYTFDGNKIIFYFTSDGRVDFRELVKDLAYVFKIRIELRQIGIRDECKMLGGLAPCGRECCCSSYLSDYSKVNIKMAKNQGLSLNPSKISGLCGRLMCCLEYENDYYVETAKHMPKINSEVTTPEGTGIVVYNNMLKETVKVKLPVKDGFEIKDFKASEVTAKETLAEELEKDVIIDESIKSLIDES, translated from the coding sequence ATGCCGATGATTGTTGGAATAAAATTTAAAAAGACTAATAAAATATATTATTTTTCACCTGAAAATATGGAATTTTCTGAGGGCGAGGGAGTCATTGTAGAAACTGCACGCGGAATAGAATTTGGCACAGTAGTTATAACTCCTCGCAATGTTGATGAGAGCAAGATTATTCAGCCTCTAAAACCTGTAATCAGAAAAGCTACCGAAGAAGATTTTAAAAAGCTTGAAGAACAGCAGGCTAAAATTCCGCAGGCTTTGAAACTGGCGGAAGAAAAGATAAAAAAGCATAATCTTGACATGAAGCTTGTAGATGTAGAATATACATTTGACGGCAACAAGATTATATTCTATTTTACTTCTGACGGCAGAGTGGATTTTAGAGAGCTTGTAAAAGACCTTGCCTATGTGTTCAAAATCAGAATTGAATTAAGACAGATAGGTATTCGCGACGAGTGCAAAATGCTAGGCGGACTTGCACCGTGCGGCCGTGAATGCTGCTGCAGTTCGTACTTATCAGATTACAGCAAAGTCAATATCAAGATGGCAAAAAATCAAGGATTGTCGCTTAATCCTTCTAAGATAAGCGGACTTTGCGGAAGACTTATGTGCTGTCTTGAATATGAAAACGATTATTATGTAGAGACCGCTAAACATATGCCAAAAATCAATTCTGAAGTTACCACTCCTGAAGGCACTGGCATAGTTGTTTATAATAATATGCTCAAAGAAACCGTCAAAGTAAAACTGCCTGTAAAAGACGGTTTTGAAATAAAAGATTTTAAGGCTTCTGAGGTTACAGCAAAAGAGACTTTGGCGGAAGAGCTTGAAAAAGATGTAATAATTGACGAGAGCATTAAGAGCCTTATAGATGAATCATGA
- a CDS encoding cyclic-di-AMP receptor yields MKLLIAVVNKSDTKTLTKELMKGGFLVTKLASSGGFLKIGTSTLLIGTNAERAPKAIDIIKSVCKEHKYDSSKVVREYRSAIENEIGKEIVVGGATIFIVEMEQIIKI; encoded by the coding sequence ATGAAATTACTTATAGCAGTCGTCAATAAAAGCGATACCAAGACTTTGACCAAAGAACTAATGAAAGGCGGCTTTTTGGTTACCAAGCTAGCATCTTCGGGCGGTTTTTTGAAAATAGGCACCAGCACACTTTTGATAGGAACTAATGCAGAAAGAGCGCCTAAGGCGATTGATATAATAAAAAGCGTATGTAAAGAGCATAAATATGATTCTAGCAAGGTAGTGCGTGAATACCGTTCTGCCATAGAAAATGAAATAGGCAAAGAAATTGTGGTCGGCGGCGCGACTATCTTCATAGTTGAAATGGAACAGATTATTAAAATTTAG
- the lysS gene encoding lysine--tRNA ligase yields MSQEQELDTTIVQDDTEIYQQRKDKLETLIREGNNPYEKVKFDKTHYSLDIINNFEKLEGSVVAIAGRMVSRRIMGKASFAHLQDNLGKIQIYLRADTPDINYEEFKKWDIGDILGVHGTVFKTHKGEISIHVTKIELLSKSLLPLPEKYHGLKDTDLRYRQRYLDLIANPEVKNAFILRSKIISAIREYLDKQGFLEVETPILNTIPGGANARPFETYHNTLGLKMYMRIAPELYLKRLIVGGFEKVYELGRMFRNEGMSVKHNPEFTMVELYAAYNDYNDMMTLTENIYSYVLEKLGLNKEITYQGTEVNLSTPFKRLSMLDAVKEYVGIDFSTRTDIENLKKELTAKGVETQADTWGGLLYDAFDQLVESKLIQPTFVIDYPVEVSPLAKKKASDPRLTERFEMFICGREMGNAYSELNDPIDQRARFMAQAEMRAQGDEEAQMNDEDFVKALEYGMPPTGGLGIGIDRLVMLLTDSSSIRDVILFPTMKPKKA; encoded by the coding sequence ATGTCACAAGAACAAGAATTAGATACCACTATTGTACAGGACGATACAGAAATATATCAGCAAAGAAAGGACAAGCTTGAAACTCTTATAAGAGAAGGAAACAATCCTTATGAGAAAGTCAAGTTTGACAAAACACACTATTCTTTGGATATAATTAATAATTTTGAAAAATTGGAAGGTAGTGTCGTTGCTATCGCCGGAAGAATGGTTTCAAGGCGTATAATGGGCAAGGCAAGTTTTGCGCACTTGCAGGATAATCTGGGGAAAATACAGATATATCTTCGTGCTGACACTCCTGATATCAATTATGAAGAATTCAAAAAATGGGATATTGGTGATATTTTAGGCGTACATGGTACTGTTTTCAAAACTCACAAAGGCGAAATTAGCATTCATGTAACTAAAATTGAACTGCTTTCTAAGTCGCTATTACCGTTACCTGAAAAATATCACGGATTAAAAGATACAGACCTTAGATATCGTCAAAGATATCTAGATTTGATCGCTAATCCCGAAGTTAAAAATGCATTTATATTAAGAAGCAAGATAATTTCTGCGATTAGAGAATACCTTGATAAGCAAGGCTTTTTGGAAGTTGAAACTCCTATTCTTAATACCATTCCAGGCGGAGCTAATGCAAGACCGTTTGAAACTTATCACAATACTTTGGGCTTGAAGATGTATATGAGAATTGCGCCTGAGTTGTATTTGAAACGACTTATAGTCGGCGGTTTTGAAAAAGTATATGAATTGGGCAGAATGTTCAGAAATGAAGGAATGAGCGTTAAGCACAATCCTGAATTTACAATGGTAGAACTTTATGCTGCATATAACGACTATAACGATATGATGACTTTGACGGAAAATATCTATAGTTATGTTCTAGAAAAATTAGGACTTAATAAGGAAATAACTTATCAAGGAACAGAAGTCAACTTATCCACACCTTTCAAGAGATTGTCTATGCTTGATGCTGTAAAAGAATATGTGGGTATTGATTTTTCAACACGAACAGATATAGAAAATCTAAAGAAAGAATTAACGGCAAAAGGCGTAGAAACCCAAGCAGATACATGGGGTGGATTGCTGTATGATGCTTTTGACCAGCTTGTAGAGTCAAAACTCATTCAGCCTACATTTGTTATAGATTATCCTGTAGAAGTATCACCTTTGGCTAAGAAAAAAGCAAGTGATCCTAGACTTACAGAGAGATTTGAGATGTTTATCTGCGGCAGAGAGATGGGCAATGCATATAGCGAGTTAAATGACCCTATTGACCAACGTGCAAGATTTATGGCGCAAGCCGAGATGCGTGCGCAAGGCGATGAAGAAGCCCAGATGAACGATGAAGACTTTGTAAAGGCTTTGGAATATGGTATGCCTCCTACTGGCGGATTGGGTATTGGTATTGATAGGCTTGTAATGTTATTGACAGACAGCTCTTCAATAAGAGATGTAATATTATTCCCTACGATGAAACCTAAAAAAGCGTAA
- the greA gene encoding transcription elongation factor GreA, with the protein MPQEQITAEGKKKLEDRLNYLKNVARLEVAARIKEAREFGDISENSEYDAAKEEQSMIEGEIVELEAKLRTAIVIEDDKRDIDTVSTGCTVKILDMDLDETFTYKIVGPSESNPSEGKLSNESPVGKALLGHKKNDVVEVTVPSGKIKFKILKIS; encoded by the coding sequence ATGCCACAAGAACAAATTACAGCAGAAGGCAAAAAAAAGCTGGAAGACAGACTTAATTATCTTAAGAATGTCGCACGATTAGAAGTTGCAGCGCGTATCAAGGAAGCAAGGGAGTTTGGTGATATTAGCGAAAACTCTGAATATGATGCTGCAAAAGAAGAACAATCGATGATTGAAGGTGAAATTGTAGAACTTGAGGCAAAACTTCGTACAGCCATCGTTATAGAAGATGATAAACGCGATATTGATACGGTTAGTACTGGTTGCACCGTAAAAATTCTTGACATGGATCTGGACGAAACCTTTACTTACAAAATAGTCGGACCATCCGAATCCAATCCCAGCGAAGGTAAGCTAAGCAACGAATCTCCCGTAGGCAAAGCGCTTTTGGGACATAAGAAAAACGATGTCGTTGAAGTAACTGTACCCTCTGGAAAGATCAAATTTAAGATTTTAAAAATAAGTTAA
- a CDS encoding nucleoside recognition domain-containing protein, with product ISVNLMRLSGLTDMAANVLTPAFRFFGIPSELAEITLLRPFSGSGSLALLNDLMAKYGADSYVSRCACVIMGSSETVFYVAGVYFASSKVKKLRFAIPVALISAFVSIVVGCFLVRFL from the coding sequence GATTTCCGTCAATCTAATGCGTCTAAGCGGTCTTACTGACATGGCCGCTAATGTACTAACTCCTGCTTTTAGGTTTTTTGGCATTCCGTCTGAACTTGCAGAAATTACGCTGTTAAGACCCTTTAGCGGTTCGGGAAGCCTGGCTTTGTTAAACGATCTTATGGCAAAATACGGTGCAGACAGCTATGTTTCACGCTGCGCATGCGTCATTATGGGCTCGTCTGAAACAGTATTTTATGTCGCCGGAGTATATTTTGCTTCAAGCAAAGTAAAAAAACTGAGATTTGCCATTCCGGTTGCATTGATCTCAGCTTTTGTAAGCATTGTAGTTGGATGTTTTTTGGTAAGATTTTTATAA
- a CDS encoding aminotransferase class I/II-fold pyridoxal phosphate-dependent enzyme, whose protein sequence is MESRLSKRVSSLRPSGIRKFFDLVKEYPDAISLGVGEPDFITPWNVRDYAIKSIQKGYTQYTSNWGMAELREEISKYLNDMFGLSYDPKDEILVTVGASEAIDLSLRAVITPGDEVLIPEPSYVSYHPCVVLCDGVPVPVKTELKNNFKLKPENILSAITSKTKAIIIPYPNNPTGGIMDKSDLEKIAEIIVKHDLIVISDEIYSYLTYEKNHVSIASLPNMRERTFLINGFSKAFAMTGWRIGFLAAPKEAIKHIVKIHQYTIMCAPTFSQFAAIAALKNGAADGWSEIQAMKEDYDKRRRFTVHRFNQMGLTCFEPRGAFYTFPNVSITGMDGDEFAEKLLNKKKVAVVPGSVFGEFGKYHVRACYATALKSLTEALNRIEEFIQEYKKV, encoded by the coding sequence ATCGAAAGCCGATTAAGCAAGCGCGTGTCTAGCTTGCGTCCGAGCGGTATAAGAAAATTTTTTGATCTTGTAAAAGAATACCCTGACGCAATCTCGCTTGGAGTGGGCGAGCCTGATTTTATCACGCCTTGGAATGTAAGAGATTATGCCATCAAAAGCATACAAAAAGGCTATACTCAATACACTTCCAATTGGGGAATGGCTGAATTGCGCGAAGAAATAAGCAAATATCTTAACGATATGTTTGGATTGAGCTATGACCCAAAAGACGAGATTTTGGTAACAGTAGGCGCAAGCGAAGCAATTGATTTAAGCTTGAGAGCGGTAATAACTCCGGGCGATGAAGTTTTGATTCCCGAACCGTCTTATGTCTCTTATCATCCCTGTGTGGTTTTGTGCGACGGAGTGCCTGTTCCTGTAAAAACTGAGTTAAAAAATAATTTCAAATTAAAACCTGAAAATATTTTATCTGCGATCACTTCTAAGACTAAAGCTATAATAATTCCTTATCCCAACAATCCTACAGGCGGAATAATGGATAAAAGCGATCTAGAAAAGATTGCTGAGATTATAGTAAAGCATGATTTGATTGTCATTTCAGATGAGATTTATAGCTATCTTACATACGAAAAAAACCATGTAAGTATCGCCAGCCTTCCTAATATGCGAGAAAGAACATTTTTGATTAATGGTTTTTCTAAAGCCTTTGCGATGACTGGCTGGAGAATAGGCTTTTTGGCTGCTCCCAAAGAAGCAATAAAGCACATAGTCAAAATTCATCAATATACTATAATGTGCGCTCCTACATTTTCTCAATTTGCCGCGATCGCAGCACTAAAAAACGGTGCAGCTGACGGCTGGTCTGAAATACAGGCTATGAAAGAAGACTATGATAAAAGAAGAAGATTTACCGTTCATAGATTTAACCAAATGGGATTGACTTGCTTTGAGCCGCGCGGTGCTTTTTATACATTTCCCAATGTAAGTATCACTGGCATGGATGGCGATGAATTTGCCGAAAAGCTGCTTAATAAGAAAAAGGTCGCAGTTGTGCCGGGTTCGGTTTTTGGAGAATTTGGGAAATATCATGTTAGAGCCTGCTACGCCACTGCACTCAAAAGCCTGACCGAAGCCTTAAATAGGATTGAAGAATTTATTCAGGAATATAAAAAGGTTTAA
- a CDS encoding tRNA1(Val) (adenine(37)-N6)-methyltransferase, protein MEIDINELRLDDLQVNGLKIFQHKDKYCFTSDAVILANFARVKKGEKFADLGSGSGIISILLAGKYNANQVYAVEIQEYLAKMSELSVNYNNLDQKIKVINQPMQTACQVLGKHTMDAVICNPPYTRPGDGEKNQNLEIAICRHEIKVSLKEVIQSAASLIKYGGRFYLIHQTERLSEIFYHLSCNKFEPKRIRFVQGRTGLKPTLVMIEAYSYGNVGLVVENNLVLYDENGQETDELKRIYGRCSNEG, encoded by the coding sequence ATGGAAATTGACATCAACGAATTAAGACTTGACGATCTTCAGGTCAACGGTCTAAAGATTTTTCAACACAAAGATAAATATTGCTTTACTTCGGATGCTGTTATATTAGCTAATTTTGCGCGTGTAAAAAAGGGCGAAAAATTTGCTGATTTGGGCAGCGGCAGCGGAATTATTTCTATACTTCTGGCAGGCAAATATAACGCAAACCAAGTTTATGCTGTTGAAATTCAAGAATACCTAGCCAAAATGAGCGAATTGAGCGTTAACTATAACAACCTAGACCAAAAGATAAAAGTAATTAATCAACCTATGCAGACGGCTTGTCAGGTTTTAGGGAAGCATACTATGGATGCTGTAATTTGCAATCCACCTTATACTCGTCCGGGTGACGGCGAAAAAAATCAAAATCTTGAAATAGCTATTTGCAGACATGAAATAAAAGTATCATTAAAAGAAGTAATCCAAAGTGCGGCAAGCCTTATAAAATACGGCGGAAGATTTTATCTTATTCATCAAACCGAACGTCTAAGCGAGATATTTTATCATTTGTCATGCAATAAATTTGAGCCTAAGCGCATTAGATTTGTGCAAGGCAGAACAGGCTTAAAGCCTACTCTTGTCATGATAGAAGCATATTCATACGGCAATGTCGGACTTGTGGTTGAAAACAATCTTGTTCTTTATGATGAAAATGGACAGGAAACAGATGAGCTAAAAAGAATTTACGGCAGGTGCAGCAATGAAGGGTAA
- the rsmI gene encoding 16S rRNA (cytidine(1402)-2'-O)-methyltransferase, whose protein sequence is MKGKLFVTATPIGNLNEMSPRAIETLKNVDLILCEDTLHSKKLLNHFEIKTPLKSYHKFSEAKSIPEIIDKLNSGQNIALITDAGMPTISDPGSRLVNACYQNDITVSVISGPSAVINAAALSGMCENGFVFIGFLPEKTKEKEYAINMYGHLEVPMIVYSAPHNLVSDLQVLYSCLGSRKVAVIREITKLFEEIIFIDLKDYQTLVPKGEYVLVIEGKSKENPLVNLSIQEHLKYYLDSGVEKKEAIKKVASERSISKNEVYQIAIKEFD, encoded by the coding sequence ATGAAGGGTAAATTATTTGTAACGGCTACTCCAATAGGAAATTTGAATGAAATGAGTCCGCGAGCTATAGAAACTTTAAAAAATGTGGACTTGATTCTTTGCGAAGATACTTTGCACAGCAAAAAACTTTTGAATCATTTTGAAATCAAAACTCCTTTAAAGAGCTATCATAAATTTTCTGAAGCCAAAAGCATTCCTGAAATTATCGACAAGCTTAACAGCGGTCAAAATATCGCGCTTATTACTGATGCCGGCATGCCTACCATTTCTGATCCCGGAAGCAGGCTTGTCAACGCATGTTATCAAAACGACATCACAGTAAGCGTTATAAGCGGACCTAGTGCAGTGATTAATGCCGCGGCGCTTAGCGGTATGTGCGAAAACGGTTTTGTTTTTATAGGTTTTTTGCCTGAAAAAACTAAAGAAAAAGAATATGCCATTAATATGTACGGGCATTTGGAAGTGCCTATGATTGTTTATAGCGCTCCGCATAATCTGGTATCAGATTTGCAGGTTTTATATTCTTGTTTAGGCAGTCGAAAAGTTGCAGTGATAAGAGAGATTACCAAGTTGTTTGAAGAAATTATTTTTATTGATCTAAAAGACTATCAAACTCTTGTCCCTAAGGGCGAATATGTGCTTGTTATAGAAGGAAAATCTAAAGAAAATCCTTTGGTAAATTTGTCAATTCAAGAGCATTTAAAATACTATCTTGACAGCGGCGTAGAAAAGAAAGAAGCTATAAAAAAAGTAGCATCCGAGCGTTCAATATCCAAAAATGAAGTGTATCAAATAGCTATAAAAGAGTTTGATTGA
- the tmk gene encoding dTMP kinase, with protein sequence MKGKFITIEGCDGSGKSTQKKLLIEYLKSRNFDVVDTREPGGTERAEKIRELILDKSLAGMSGVTELLLYTASRIEHVNGLILPSLQAGKYVVCDRFIDSTLAYQGYARGLGIKFIQDIFELTTPNCWPDITIFLNVPPDNAFSRKGGFDKNDRIESEAFDFHQKVYNGFLELSRIFKDRIISIDGNGSQDDILQKIILELSKRNII encoded by the coding sequence ATGAAAGGAAAATTTATCACAATAGAAGGCTGCGACGGCAGCGGAAAATCTACTCAAAAAAAGCTTTTGATAGAATATTTGAAAAGCCGAAATTTTGATGTCGTAGATACACGCGAACCCGGCGGAACAGAAAGAGCCGAAAAAATTAGAGAGCTAATATTGGACAAAAGTCTTGCTGGAATGTCCGGCGTGACTGAATTATTGTTATACACAGCATCACGCATAGAGCATGTCAACGGGCTTATATTGCCTTCGCTGCAGGCCGGAAAATATGTTGTTTGCGATAGATTTATAGACTCTACTTTGGCATATCAGGGATATGCTAGGGGACTAGGGATAAAATTCATACAGGATATCTTTGAGCTGACCACGCCTAATTGCTGGCCTGATATAACCATTTTTCTTAACGTGCCGCCTGATAATGCGTTTTCGAGAAAAGGCGGATTTGACAAAAACGACCGTATCGAAAGTGAAGCTTTTGATTTTCATCAAAAAGTTTATAACGGATTTTTGGAGCTTAGCAGGATATTTAAAGACCGCATTATAAGTATTGATGGCAATGGTTCGCAAGATGATATATTGCAAAAAATTATTCTAGAATTGTCGAAAAGAAATATCATATAA
- a CDS encoding Lrp/AsnC family transcriptional regulator, with translation MTKLENDILRIIKDDSRHTPHEIAVMLNVEENKVKDTIKALEANGIIVKYTAIINEEKTDKDLVEAFIEVKVNPQHNRGFDAIAEEIYQFKEVKSLYLMSGGYDLAVIVEGKTLKEVAMFVSQKLSCLEKVIGTATHFILKKYKDNGVLLDGNDNKRLPVYV, from the coding sequence ATGACCAAGTTGGAAAATGATATTTTACGCATTATAAAAGACGATTCACGGCACACTCCTCACGAAATCGCCGTAATGCTTAATGTGGAAGAAAATAAAGTCAAAGATACAATCAAGGCTTTAGAAGCCAATGGCATTATCGTAAAATATACCGCTATCATCAATGAAGAAAAAACGGACAAAGACTTGGTCGAAGCATTTATAGAGGTCAAGGTTAACCCTCAGCACAACAGGGGCTTTGACGCTATCGCCGAAGAAATCTATCAGTTTAAGGAAGTTAAAAGCTTGTATCTTATGAGCGGCGGCTATGATTTGGCTGTTATCGTAGAAGGCAAAACATTAAAAGAAGTCGCAATGTTTGTTTCCCAAAAACTTTCCTGCCTAGAAAAAGTCATAGGTACTGCTACTCATTTTATCCTAAAGAAATATAAGGACAACGGGGTGCTGTTGGACGGAAACGATAACAAGAGGCTGCCTGTTTATGTTTGA
- a CDS encoding DegT/DnrJ/EryC1/StrS family aminotransferase, with protein sequence MSIYELIKQYSSKNPLRFHTPGHKGLLDPLDITELELADYGSTLSYLPAAEKMTAQYYSANYTHYLISGTTSGILTLISALPKGRIIVGRASHKSIFNGCLLSGVEPLIIENEIVEDISLPLSAEAIEKAILANPDAEAVFLTSPNYYGQNADLKAIKNIIGDRYLLVDAAHGAHFGASPLLPENATKYADACVLSAHKTLPAFTQTAYLNVNDEKLEKSVKNILNLSTTTSPSFLFMAGLEYATEYLKEHSENYKTLYDAINKYLPFRMKNDDFTRIVIDVKPYNINGTQADLFLQKYHNVYCEFGNERYIVFIISIVDCVETVKRLSEALQDMFKKAKDLPSYDYDQRPSFRPARAMSFIDASRQETEYVDLSESEGRISAIEAGLFPPCLPVIARGEIITKEVVEILSRTNTFGVNNGKILVLK encoded by the coding sequence ATGAGCATTTATGAACTAATTAAGCAATACTCTTCTAAAAATCCATTAAGGTTTCATACCCCTGGACACAAAGGATTATTAGATCCGCTTGACATTACAGAACTAGAACTAGCTGATTATGGAAGTACGCTGTCTTATCTTCCTGCTGCAGAAAAAATGACTGCACAATATTACAGTGCCAATTATACACACTATCTTATAAGCGGCACGACGAGTGGAATTTTGACACTTATATCAGCATTGCCAAAAGGCAGAATAATAGTTGGAAGAGCATCTCATAAATCCATCTTCAACGGATGTCTGCTGTCGGGAGTTGAACCTCTTATAATTGAAAACGAAATAGTCGAAGATATATCCTTGCCGCTTAGCGCAGAAGCCATAGAAAAGGCCATATTAGCAAATCCTGACGCTGAAGCGGTTTTTTTAACTTCACCTAATTACTATGGACAAAATGCAGATTTAAAAGCTATTAAAAATATAATTGGCGACAGATATTTGCTTGTAGATGCCGCGCATGGAGCGCATTTTGGTGCTTCGCCATTATTGCCCGAAAACGCTACCAAGTATGCTGACGCTTGTGTTTTGAGTGCACACAAAACATTGCCTGCTTTTACACAAACAGCGTATCTCAATGTCAATGACGAAAAGTTAGAAAAGTCCGTAAAGAATATTTTGAATTTGAGCACCACTACAAGTCCTTCGTTTTTGTTTATGGCAGGACTTGAATATGCGACTGAATATTTAAAAGAACATTCTGAAAACTATAAAACGCTATATGATGCAATAAATAAATATTTGCCTTTCCGTATGAAAAATGATGACTTTACACGTATAGTCATCGACGTGAAGCCTTACAACATCAACGGAACGCAGGCGGATTTGTTCTTGCAAAAATATCATAATGTCTATTGCGAATTTGGCAATGAACGTTATATTGTATTTATTATATCAATTGTGGATTGTGTAGAAACGGTAAAAAGACTGAGTGAAGCGCTTCAAGATATGTTCAAAAAAGCTAAAGACCTGCCTTCTTACGATTATGACCAAAGACCGTCATTTAGACCTGCTAGGGCTATGAGCTTTATTGATGCTTCTCGTCAAGAGACAGAATATGTTGATTTGAGCGAAAGCGAAGGCAGAATAAGTGCGATAGAAGCTGGATTGTTTCCTCCTTGTCTTCCAGTGATTGCGCGTGGAGAAATAATAACCAAAGAAGTCGTTGAGATTTTGTCCCGCACCAATACATTTGGAGTTAACAACGGTAAAATTTTGGTGTTAAAATAA
- a CDS encoding 4Fe-4S binding protein: MAYKISEECISCGSCAAECPVEAISQGDTHYEINEDVCIDCGTCAETCPVGAIAPKE; encoded by the coding sequence ATGGCTTACAAAATAAGTGAAGAATGCATTTCTTGCGGTAGCTGTGCTGCAGAATGTCCTGTAGAAGCAATTTCTCAAGGCGATACTCACTACGAAATAAATGAAGATGTTTGCATCGATTGCGGTACTTGTGCAGAGACTTGCCCTGTAGGCGCTATTGCACCCAAGGAATAA